The Bdellovibrionales bacterium genome segment ACGCAGGTGAGGCCCCAATCGCTCCCGGCATTGCGAAGCTTATCTAGTAGATCATATCGTGTTCTGAACTCTATGAGCATCTCAGGAGTTACCATGTTGGATCCGCCAAACTGAGTCGTGAAAATCTGATGCCTTCCAGATGAATCCCGAATGAGAATATTCTTTAGACCCCAGGAATCAAATTCATAAGTCATACTTCTGAGAACTCCCTTCGATTCCGAAAATTCAACTGCCAGCAATTGATCAGTAACTCCATCTATCCAATTTAATTCCAGTCGGGGATGATTTTTATCTCTCTGAACGATAACCTCAAGCTTTCCCTTTTCGCAGCGTGGGATATCCAGCAATTTTATCTTGGCTAGCTTTAAGTGTTGGGACAACATCAATTCTGCCTCAAGACAGCGACTATGAGGCTGAGAAAAATAAAGAGAATACATGACAGAGAGAAGAAATACTCCTCCCTTTTCTCTTGGATAGGGATCGGCTCGTAGAGCTCTCGCAAGTCCGCTATTTTCACTATGCCTGGCCATTTTGAGGCTCAAGATTTCTTCTACTCGCATCAGATCAGAGGCTATTCCCGCCGTTGGCGTCAAAAGGAATTTCTCCTCGTTAACTAAAAATAGCCCCAAATCCAAGTTTTGAATCTGAATTGAATCAACATATTCTTGCGCTTCCTTACTATTGGTCAGCTTCCAATGAACTTCAATGGCGGCTTCTCTACCTCTGATTTCAATTCGATGAGGAGCCTTTTCAATTCCTTGCAGTAATGAGTACTCCATCAAACGTGATCGATTGATGCTTTCTTGAGGGAGCAATCGTTTGATAAAATCCTTCGCTGATTCGTCTTTCACACCTGATTTGATCAGTCCCCTATTTCCTATATTATGGATAGCCGAGGATGCGCTTGCAATGGAGAACCTGGCCAAACTGGCTTTCGTTAAGAGAAATTCTCCGGCAGACAGAAAAATGAGAAAACAGAAAATTCGTTCTCTCACACTTTTCCGAGATATTTTCAAATAGAGCACTGAATGAGCATTGAAATACACGAGCTTCCCCGATTTCCGTCAGTTTCCTCTATCGGACGTTTGTCGGGTCGGGTTAACGAAGGTAGGGGTTCGTCTCAAAATGGATCGAATCTGCTTGCTCACTCGAGCTTGTTAGAATCTGATATTGTTATGAGTGCAAAAAAGCTAGGTATTTTGTTAGTCCTTCTTTTTTCAGTGGCAACCGAAGCAACGGAATGGGACGAAAAGGATCAACTCACGCCTGCGGAGTTAAATGAGCTGATCGGAATAGAAAAAGGTCCTGTTGAGAAATCTCAGTTACCTGGAATTGAACAGGCCATCGGATTCTTCTCGCGTGGTGATCTTATTAATTCCAATAGTCTCCCCTCGGAGTCCCAGGGCCTCTTGAAAATCATGCAGGGCAGAAAGCGAGCCTACGCAACTGATGACGTGGTTAAAATACTTGCCGATATTGCAAAAAGCATCTCTCGGGACTGTCCAAATGGGGAGCGACTTCAGATTGGCGATATCAGCGGAGCAGGTGGAGGCCCCCTGGGGCGCCACGGGAGTCATCAAAACGGTCTTGATGTCGATATTGCCTACTATCGCCACAATCACAAAGAACAGAATCCCGATAACAATCTTGGATTTGATGAAGATTTTGCCCCGAGAGGAAAACTCTCCCTAAACTTTGACTCAGATCGAAACGGAGAAGTCTTTAGCCGCCTTATTCAGACGGGTCGAGTGAATCGAATATTTGTCGACGAGGTCATCAAAAAGCATTTTTGCCTAAAATGGAAAAATCAAGACTCAGATCTAAAGGTGGCCGCAGTTCTCAGAAGCTTGCGTCCCCTGAAAAACCACCACGATCATTTTCACCTCCGACTGACCTGTCCACCAACAAGTCCACGCTGCATAGAACAGGAACCTCCTCCTGTTGGGACAGGA includes the following:
- a CDS encoding penicillin-insensitive murein endopeptidase, whose protein sequence is MSIEIHELPRFPSVSSIGRLSGRVNEGRGSSQNGSNLLAHSSLLESDIVMSAKKLGILLVLLFSVATEATEWDEKDQLTPAELNELIGIEKGPVEKSQLPGIEQAIGFFSRGDLINSNSLPSESQGLLKIMQGRKRAYATDDVVKILADIAKSISRDCPNGERLQIGDISGAGGGPLGRHGSHQNGLDVDIAYYRHNHKEQNPDNNLGFDEDFAPRGKLSLNFDSDRNGEVFSRLIQTGRVNRIFVDEVIKKHFCLKWKNQDSDLKVAAVLRSLRPLKNHHDHFHLRLTCPPTSPRCIEQEPPPVGTGC